From the genome of Cyanobacteriota bacterium:
TTGATCTAGTTATGTTGGATGCCATGCTGTCTAACAGCTATCAGTGGTGCCGAGAGGTTCGATCCCTAGGAATTACATTGCCCATTGTTTTCTTTAGCACAGGTGACACTTCACCTGAGGTTACACAGGTCTATAGTGCTGGTGGTAGCGACTATGTGACCACTCCGTTCAGTCAACAAGAAGTTCTCTCCCGCCTTAAGACTCACCTAGAACTGCGCCAGTTGCAGTGTAAATTTAATCAACTCTTCGTGGCTAATCCCGTTGCCATGGCGATTTCTACCTTGGAGGACGGGCGGTTGCTAGAGGTGAATCCAGCCTTTGCAAAGCTGACAGGCTATACCCTGGAGGAACTGCTGGGTAAGTCTACCCTAGACCTCAACATCTGGGCCGATCGCAACGATCGCAATCGAATTGTACAGGCGTTGCTAACTAAGCAACCAGTTCTTGATCAAGAAATTCAGGGGCAAACTCGCACGGGTGAACCGAAAACAGTGTTGTTGTCCTCTGAATTGATTGACCATGAGGGCAAAACTTGCTTGTTTAGTCGTGCAATCGATATCACTGACCGCAAACAAGTTGATGTCCAGCGTCAGCGCCAGCTAGAGATGTACACGCTGTTAAATAGTATTTCTCGCCAACTGCTCAACCAAGATCCAGATACGGCGATTCACTTCACCCTCAAGGCAATTGGAGAATTCACAGCCAGCGATCGCGTCAACATTATCCAAAAGGATGCAAATCAAATTACTCTATCCATGACCCACGAGTGGTGTATAGAGGGTATCGAACCTTGTATGGCTCTAGTGCAAGCCATGAAACCTGAGGCTTGTCCTTGGGTTATGCAGCAATTGTTGACAGGCGAACCATTGGAAATTCAGTGCTTGGCTGATTTGCCGCCTGAAGCCAGCCGAGAGCGCGATCTGATGAGAGAAGCGGGAGTAAAATCCACCATCATTGTGCCCATGGTAAATGGTGAAACAATCGCAGGT
Proteins encoded in this window:
- a CDS encoding PAS domain S-box protein, with amino-acid sequence MMNSFSHQRQRVRILVVCSGLLAAQGLLAILRHGNYDIEVCDYTTQDCQPRMLRSSDQGFDLVMLDAMLSNSYQWCREVRSLGITLPIVFFSTGDTSPEVTQVYSAGGSDYVTTPFSQQEVLSRLKTHLELRQLQCKFNQLFVANPVAMAISTLEDGRLLEVNPAFAKLTGYTLEELLGKSTLDLNIWADRNDRNRIVQALLTKQPVLDQEIQGQTRTGEPKTVLLSSELIDHEGKTCLFSRAIDITDRKQVDVQRQRQLEMYTLLNSISRQLLNQDPDTAIHFTLKAIGEFTASDRVNIIQKDANQITLSMTHEWCIEGIEPCMALVQAMKPEACPWVMQQLLTGEPLEIQCLADLPPEASRERDLMREAGVKSTIIVPMVNGETIAGYLSADAVRAERRWMPEDIKLFSLVGELIAIAQARYAAEETQRFYLHAVSHDLRNPVVGMSMIVKNLLSQRTTGSASEP